The following are encoded together in the Salmonella enterica subsp. enterica serovar Choleraesuis genome:
- a CDS encoding NADH dehydrogenase: MTTPLEKIVIVGGGAGGLELATQLGNKLGRKRKAKITLVDRNSSHLWKPLLHEVATGSLDEGVDALSYLAHARNHHFQFQMGSVIDIDREGKTVTLGALRDAKGELLVPERRLAYDTLVMALGSTSNDFNTPGVKENCIFLDSPDQARRFHQEMLNLFMRHSANLGMNGRVNIAIVGGGATGVELSAELHNAVRQLHSYGFKGLTNEALNVTLVEAGERILPALPPRISSAAQSELIKLGVRVMTGTMVTSADEGGLHTKEGEYIAADLMVWAAGIKAPDFMKDLAGLETNRINQLVVTPELQTTRDPSIYAIGDCASCARPEGGFVPPRAQAAHQMASCVLHNILATRKGKALKSYQYKDHGSLVSLSNYSTVGSLMGNLMRGSMMIEGRIARMVYISLYRMHQMALHGWFKTGLMMIVGRINRVIRPHLKLH, from the coding sequence GTGACTACGCCATTGGAAAAAATCGTTATTGTAGGCGGCGGCGCAGGTGGTCTGGAGCTGGCAACGCAGCTTGGTAACAAGCTAGGGCGCAAACGTAAGGCAAAAATCACGCTGGTAGATCGCAACAGTAGCCACCTGTGGAAACCATTGCTGCATGAAGTGGCAACCGGTTCTCTGGATGAAGGCGTCGATGCGCTTAGCTATCTGGCCCATGCGCGTAACCACCATTTTCAGTTCCAGATGGGCAGCGTTATTGATATCGATAGAGAAGGGAAAACCGTCACGCTGGGCGCATTGCGCGATGCTAAAGGTGAACTCCTGGTTCCTGAACGCCGCCTGGCCTACGATACCCTGGTTATGGCTTTGGGCAGCACATCCAATGATTTTAATACTCCCGGCGTGAAAGAGAACTGTATTTTCCTCGACAGCCCGGATCAGGCTCGTCGTTTCCATCAGGAGATGCTGAATCTGTTTATGCGCCACTCTGCAAATCTGGGCATGAACGGGCGAGTGAACATCGCGATTGTTGGCGGTGGTGCTACCGGCGTTGAACTTTCAGCAGAACTGCACAATGCCGTGCGCCAGCTGCACAGTTATGGTTTTAAAGGTCTTACTAATGAAGCGCTGAATGTAACGCTGGTGGAGGCCGGTGAGCGCATTCTTCCGGCTCTGCCGCCGCGTATTTCCTCCGCAGCCCAGAGCGAGCTGATAAAGCTTGGCGTAAGGGTCATGACCGGAACGATGGTAACCAGCGCAGACGAAGGCGGGTTGCACACCAAAGAAGGCGAGTATATTGCGGCCGATCTCATGGTTTGGGCGGCAGGCATTAAAGCGCCGGACTTTATGAAGGATTTGGCCGGGCTGGAAACTAACCGCATTAACCAGCTGGTGGTGACACCAGAGCTGCAAACTACGCGTGACCCATCTATTTACGCTATTGGCGACTGCGCATCCTGTGCTCGTCCCGAAGGGGGATTTGTGCCACCTCGGGCGCAGGCGGCACACCAGATGGCCAGCTGCGTGCTACACAATATTCTCGCTACCCGTAAGGGCAAAGCGCTTAAGTCTTATCAGTATAAAGATCACGGCTCTTTGGTTTCGCTCTCAAACTACTCTACGGTGGGTAGCCTGATGGGCAATCTGATGCGTGGCTCCATGATGATAGAAGGGCGCATAGCGCGCATGGTCTACATTTCGTTATACCGAATGCATCAGATGGCGTTACACGGCTGGTTTAAAACCGGTCTGATGATGATTGTGGGGCGTATCAACCGGGTTATCCGTCCTCATCTGAAACTGCATTAA
- a CDS encoding TetR family transcriptional regulator produces MSQSNENGRKGRGRPKVFNRDAALDKAMALFWQHGYEATSMAHLVEATGAKAPTLYAEFHNKEGLFRAVLERYICQFAAQQEAQLHCDDKPFATVLESYFIEVARCFTSRDTPSGCFMINTSSALAASSSEIADTIKTRHAQQARSLQNFLKDRQQRGEIAERCRIPELALWLNCVIQGMSVSAREGADFETLRGIIDTTFAILPALIQAEAG; encoded by the coding sequence ATGTCTCAAAGTAATGAGAACGGTAGAAAAGGCCGCGGTCGCCCTAAGGTTTTTAACCGCGACGCGGCCCTGGATAAAGCTATGGCCCTGTTCTGGCAGCATGGTTACGAAGCCACATCCATGGCTCACCTGGTGGAAGCCACTGGAGCCAAAGCACCGACGCTATACGCCGAATTTCACAACAAAGAAGGGTTGTTTCGCGCGGTTCTCGAACGTTACATCTGCCAGTTCGCCGCACAGCAAGAGGCGCAGCTGCACTGCGACGATAAACCGTTCGCGACGGTGCTGGAGTCTTATTTTATTGAAGTGGCACGCTGCTTTACCAGCCGGGATACGCCTAGCGGCTGCTTTATGATAAATACCTCATCAGCGCTGGCCGCATCGTCCTCTGAAATCGCCGATACCATCAAGACCCGCCACGCTCAGCAGGCCCGTTCATTACAAAATTTTCTCAAGGATCGCCAGCAGCGAGGAGAAATAGCCGAGAGATGCCGCATTCCGGAGCTGGCCTTATGGCTTAATTGCGTGATTCAGGGGATGTCTGTCAGCGCCCGGGAAGGCGCTGATTTTGAAACGTTACGCGGTATTATCGACACGACATTTGCGATACTACCCGCGCTCATTCAGGCAGAAGCTGGCTGA
- a CDS encoding multiple stress resistance protein BhsA, which translates to MKNIAMLIAALTLGSLSFAASAAVEVQSAPADQQKIGTISAEGGLNLSSVEKSLAAKAEAMGAESYRITSVSGTNRLHGTAVIYK; encoded by the coding sequence ATGAAAAACATCGCTATGCTGATCGCCGCTTTAACTCTGGGTTCACTTTCGTTTGCAGCCTCTGCCGCGGTAGAAGTGCAGTCCGCTCCTGCAGACCAGCAGAAAATTGGCACTATTTCTGCGGAAGGTGGCCTGAACCTTAGCTCAGTTGAAAAAAGCCTGGCAGCAAAAGCCGAAGCTATGGGCGCAGAGTCATACCGTATTACGTCAGTGTCAGGCACTAACCGACTGCACGGCACCGCGGTTATCTACAAATAA